The Campylobacter sp. RM10537 genome has a segment encoding these proteins:
- a CDS encoding amino acid ABC transporter permease produces MNQKNIRIFVFLVIIILWAYFSFPIEILQIKNSNGEISYGYTANANAYLKSYGVTLLLTVCALFIGIIVGFGLAILRFFNIKTLNFIIDEYIDIIRGTPVILQLMIFSFVILTFIDNLYAAIFALGLNSSAYIAEIVRSGINSIDKGQMEAARAMGLDYQTSMKEIILPQAIKNISPALVNEFISLFKETSVVGFISVIDITMQSQSLQAIFYNPKPIIFTGLIYYISVKIFSYFAKKLETRINQND; encoded by the coding sequence TTGAATCAAAAAAATATCAGAATTTTTGTATTTCTTGTTATTATAATTTTATGGGCTTATTTTTCTTTTCCAATTGAAATTCTACAAATTAAAAATTCTAATGGAGAAATAAGCTATGGTTATACAGCAAATGCTAATGCATATTTAAAGAGTTATGGTGTTACTCTTTTACTTACCGTTTGTGCTCTTTTTATTGGCATAATTGTTGGTTTTGGTTTAGCTATTTTAAGATTTTTCAATATCAAAACTTTAAATTTTATAATTGATGAATATATTGATATTATTCGCGGAACGCCTGTTATTTTACAACTTATGATTTTCTCTTTTGTAATTCTGACTTTTATAGATAATTTATATGCAGCTATTTTTGCTTTAGGATTGAACAGTTCTGCTTATATTGCAGAAATAGTTAGAAGTGGAATTAATAGTATAGATAAAGGTCAAATGGAAGCTGCTCGCGCCATGGGGCTTGATTATCAAACTTCAATGAAAGAGATTATCCTCCCACAGGCCATAAAAAATATTTCACCTGCTTTGGTAAATGAATTTATCTCTTTATTTAAAGAAACTTCTGTGGTTGGTTTTATTAGTGTTATTGATATTACCATGCAAAGTCAAAGCTTACAAGCGATTTTTTACAATCCAAAGCCTATAATATTTACAGGATTAATTTATTACATAAGTGTTAAAATTTTTAGTTATTTTGCTAAAAAACTTGAAACTAGGATAAATCAAAATGATTAA
- a CDS encoding DJ-1 family glyoxalase III gives MSKKILVPMAQGFEETEFISIVDVLRRAKEIGGNLEVITASLSSDLFVKGSHGIIIKADYLLKDIVHMDFDAIALAGGYEGMNNLKESNEVLNIIQKLNSNNNIIAAICASAIVLNAAGVLKGEFTCYPGCESGLNGTRVNQAVVVNKNIITSAGPATAILFGLELAKHLCSDEIYNKLYEIMLMPLIK, from the coding sequence ATGAGTAAAAAAATTTTAGTTCCAATGGCACAAGGTTTTGAAGAAACTGAATTTATAAGCATAGTTGATGTTTTAAGACGCGCAAAAGAAATAGGCGGAAATTTAGAGGTGATTACAGCTTCTTTAAGTTCTGATCTTTTTGTAAAAGGATCTCATGGAATTATCATCAAAGCTGATTATCTACTAAAAGATATTGTACATATGGATTTTGATGCTATTGCTTTAGCAGGTGGATATGAAGGTATGAATAATCTTAAAGAATCAAATGAAGTTTTAAATATTATTCAAAAACTTAATAGCAATAATAATATTATCGCTGCTATTTGCGCATCTGCTATAGTTTTAAATGCTGCAGGAGTTTTAAAAGGTGAATTCACATGTTATCCAGGTTGTGAATCTGGGCTTAATGGTACCCGTGTTAATCAAGCCGTAGTTGTGAATAAGAATATTATTACTTCAGCTGGTCCAGCAACAGCTATTCTTTTTGGTTTAGAATTAGCTAAACATCTATGCTCTGATGAAATTTATAATAAATTATATGAGATAATGTTGATGCCTTTGATAAAATAA
- a CDS encoding histidine triad nucleotide-binding protein — protein MQEKTIFELIIEGEIPCNKVLENNDFLAFHDIAPKAPIHVLIIPKKHFKNFQEFDPELMARMTSFIQELAILLNIHESGYKLITNCGKNSGQEVFHLHFHMLGGFTTPQKH, from the coding sequence ATGCAAGAAAAAACAATTTTTGAACTCATAATTGAAGGGGAAATTCCATGCAATAAAGTTCTTGAAAATAATGATTTTCTAGCTTTCCATGATATTGCTCCAAAAGCTCCTATTCACGTGCTTATTATTCCAAAAAAACATTTTAAAAATTTTCAAGAATTTGATCCAGAGCTTATGGCTAGAATGACAAGTTTTATCCAAGAATTAGCCATATTATTAAATATCCATGAGAGCGGGTATAAACTAATAACAAATTGTGGAAAAAATAGTGGACAAGAAGTATTTCATTTGCATTTTCATATGCTTGGAGGTTTTACAACCCCACAAAAGCATTAA